In Microbacterium sp. zg-Y818, the genomic window CGATGAGGGGAGCGTCACGCCGGGCGCGGCGGTCTCGCCGGGCGTCGCGGCGTCGCTCGGGGCCCCGGGGTCGACCGGCGCGGCATCCGAGCCCTCCGGATCCAGCACGACGACACCGTCACCCTGGCTGGCCTCGCCGCTCAGCGTGATCGGCTGGTTCGCCTCGAGCGCCGCCCACAGCGCTGCGGCGGCATCCTCGTCGGGGGCGACGCGGTTGGGGTCGTACGGGTCTTCCACGACGGGGTACTGCACGAAGACGATCTCCTCGAACGGCACGTTCTTCACCGCGAGGGCGATCTGCACGAGGGTCACCGGGTTGGTGAGGCTCTTGCTCGGGGTGACGTTCTCGACCGCAGTGGATGCCAGTGAGTACAGCGTCGCCGGGTTCGAGAGCACCTCGTCGCTGACGAGCTTGCGCGCCAGGCGCGACATGTACTGCTGCTGGTTCGAGATGCGGCCGAGGTCGCCCCCGTTGCCCACCCCGTGCCGGGTGCGCAGGAACTGGAGCGCCTCCAATCCCGAGATCGTGCGGTTGCCCGCCTCCCAGTCGATGCCGGTGTGGTGGTCGCGGATGCCGTTGGCGATGCAGACCTCCACCCCGCCGATCGCGTTGGTGATCTCGATCACCCCACCCCAGGTCACCTTGGCGGCGAACGGGATGTCCAGGCCGGTCAGCTCCGAGATCGCCGCGGCCACGCATGCCAGGCCGTTGTCGCCGCCGTTGGTGTACGCCGAGTTGAGGGGCTGCCTGCTCGAAGCCGGCGTCTGGGTGCCGTCGGAGTGCGTGCAGGAGGGAATGGGGACCATCAGGTCGCGGGGGAATGAGACCACGGTCACGCGGCGGGGCGCCTCGGAGATGTGCACGAGCATGTTGACGTCGTTCAGCTCGCCTGCGGCATCCTCCCCCATGCAGCGATCCCCGAAATACGCCGCATACTCGGGCTCGCAGGCATCGGTGCCCGCCAGCAGCAGGTTGACGCCGCCCTCGATCGCGCCGATGTCCGGCGGCACGGGACTCTGACCCTCGAGGTCGACCGACCCGTCGGCGAAGTTCGAGGCGAGGTCGTAGGCCGTGTAGGCCGCCACGCTCACGCCCGACACCAACACCACCGCCAGCGCCACCGCGAGGACCTTCATCAGCTGCGCGAAGGGACCGGGCGTGCGCTGTACGCCGTGGCGGGCCAGCGGGCGCCGACCGGATGAGGGCGCGCTCGCGCCGCTCGGGTCGGATGTGGCGATCACGGACGTCTCCTCGGGTGGGGCGGGCCGTGCTCGCCACACCCGAGCGCCGTGGCGGAGGGTGTGGGATTCGAACCCACGGGACATTTCTGCCCACTGGTTTTCAAGACCAGGTCCATCGGCCGCTCGGACAACCCTCCCGGCGGACGCCCTAGGGCATCCGTCGACAGGCCCCGAGTCTAGTCGACGGCACTGGGGTCCATTCTCGCCGGGGCGGCTGGACAGCCGCTGTACGGCGCCCGAAGCCCGCGGTCGGCACTCCGCCCCGCGCGGTCAGAGCGCGCGGAGGATCTCGGCGACGCCGCCGGCCTCGACCGAGCCCGTGGTCTCACCCGCTACCGAGCGCACCTCGTCCACGCCCTGGGCCATCGCCACGGCGCGGCCACCGTTGCGCCGCGCCCACCGGAACATGCCGATGTCGTTGCGACCGTCGCCGATGACGATCACATGCGCCGGGTCGACCCCGAGCCAGTCGCAGACGAGGGCGAGGGCGCTGGACTTGTCGACGCCGCGCGGTGCGATGTCGAGCCATGCCGTCCAGCCCACGGCGTACGACACCTCGTTGAGGCCGATGCGGGCGACGAGGTCGACGAAGTCCTGCTCGGTCTCGTCGGGCGAGACCACGACGACGCGCGATGCGCGCTGAGCGGCGAGCTCCTCGAACGGGACCTGCGTGGCCCCCTGCAGGTTCCAGTCATCGAGGTGCTCGGTATACAGGCGACTGCCGTCGGGCAGCTCCACCATGTACCGCGCCTCCGGCAGGTGCTCGCGCAGCAGCGTCAGCACCTCGGTGGGGTCGAACGTCTCGGTGTGGAACCGCTCGTAGCGCACCTCGTCGGCCTCGACGCGCTTCATGATCACGGCGCCGTTGGAGCAGACGATGTACTCGGGGGCGATCTCGAGCACGCGCAGGATGCCGCGGGTGCTCTCCCAGCTGCGTCCGGTCGCCAGCATCACCTCGTGGCCGGCACGGTGCGCATGGGCGACGGCCTCGACGATGCCGGGGCTGAGGGTCTCGTCCTGCAGGAGGATCGTGCCGTCGATGTCGAGCACGATGAGCAGCCGCTCGGTGGGGACGCGGGGGTTCTCGGCATCCTCGGCGATGTCCTCGACGAGCTCAGCGGCGTCGGCCTGGTCGGTGACCTCGATGCTGCCGGTGGAGGGAAGGTGCGCCTGGTTCATGCGACCGGCTCCAGGACCTCGAGCCCTCCCAGGAAGGGGCGCAGCACCTCGGGAACCCACACCGAGCCGTCGGCGCGCTGGTGGGTCTCGAGCAGCGCGACGATCCAGCGGGTGGTGGCGAGCGTGCCGTTGAGCGTGGCGACGTGCGACGTCTTGCCGCCGTCGGGCCGGTACCGGATGTCGAGCCGCCGCGCCTGGTAGGTCGTGCAGTTGCTCGTGCTGGTGAGCTCACGGTAGGCGCCCTGCGTCGGGACCCAGGCCTCGATGTCGTACTTGCGCGCCGCAGACGAGCCGAGGTCACCGGCCGCCACGTCGATCACGCGGTAGCTGAGACCGAGGTCCTGCAGCATCTGCTCCTGCAGCGCGACGAGGCGCTCGTGCTCCGCCTGTGCGTCGTCGGGCGTCGTGTAGACGAACATCTCGAGCTTGTTGAACTGGTGCACGCGAATGATGCCGCGGGTGTCCTTGCCATACGACCCCGCTTCGCTGCGGTAGCAGGTGGACCACCCTGCGTAGCGCTTGGGTCCCCGGGACAGGTCGATGATCTCGTCCATGTGATAACCGGCGAGGGGCACCTCGCTGGTGCCGACGAGATACAGGTCCTCGTCGGCCAGGTGGTAGACCTCGTCGGCGTGCTGGCCGAGGAAGCCGGTGCCGCGCATGACCTCGGGGCGCACGAGGGTGGGCGGGATCATCGGGGTGAAGCCCGCCTGCAGCGCGCGGTCCAGCCCCAAGTTCATCAGAGCGAGCTCGAGGCGGGCGCCGATCCCGGTGAGGAAGTAGAAGCGGGCGCCGGACACCTTGGTGCCGCGCTCCATGTCGATCGCACCGAGCTTCTCCCCCAGGGCGAGATGGTCGAGCGGCTCGAAGTCGAATGACGGCTGCTCGCCGTGCGTGCGCAGCGTGACGAAGTCCTCCTCGCCGCCCGCGGGAACGCCGTCCAGGACGATGTTCTCCAGCTTCGCGAAGGCGGCGTCGGCGGCAGCTTCGGTCTCGGCGACCTGCCGCTGGGCGACCTTGACCTTCTCGCTCAGCTCCTTGGCCTCGGCCACGAGCGCGGCCTTCTCCTCTTTGGGGGCCTGTGCGACGCGCTTGCCGTGCGCGTTCTGCGCCGCACGCAGCTCTTCGAACGCGGTGATCGCCGCGCGACGGTCGCGGTCGGCTGCGACGGCGTCGTCGACCGTCTGAGCCGACTCACCGCGAGCCAGCTGCGAGCGCGTGACCAGGTCAGGCCGGTCGCGGAGAAGAGCGGGATCGATCATCCGTCAATCCTCGCACAGGCGCCGCCAACGGGTCCCGCTATCGTGAGGGCATGACCACGCCCGCCGCTCCGCGTGCCGCCCTGGTCTACAACCCCATCAAGGTCGACTCCACAGCGCTCGTCGCGAGCGTGCGGCGACTGTCGGGCGAGGCCGGGTGGGACGAGCCGCTGCTGTTCGCCACGACCGTCGACGACCTCGGCGACACCGCGACGCGCGAGGCACTGGACCGGGGCGTCGACGCCGTGCTCGTCGCGGGCGGCGACGGCACCGTGCGCGCAGTCGCCGGGGCCGTGAGCGGCTCGGGCGTCCCGCTCACGATCGTGCCGAGCGGCACGGGCAACCTGCTGGCCCGCAACCTGCGGCTGCCGCTGGGCAACCCCGAGACGATGATCGCCGCCACCTTCTCAGGCGAGCGGCACCCGATCGACATCGGGTTCGCCACGTTGCGGCGCCCGGGTGGCGAGGTCGACGAGCACGCCTTCGTCGTGATGGGCGGCATGGGGCTGGATGCCGCGATGATCGCCAACACGAGCCCTCAGCTGAAGCGCAGCGTGGGATGGGTCGCATACGTCGAGGGCGCTGCCCGCTCGCTCGTCGGCGCGCAGCCGTTCCATGTCGTCTTCCAGGTGCAGGGACGCCGCATGCACTCGGCGCGCGTGCACAGCGTGCTGTTCGCCAACTGCGGCTCGCTCCCGGCCGGTCTCGAGCTCATCCCCGAGGCCTCGGTGTCCGACGGGCTGCTGGATGTGGTCGTCTTCCAGCCGAAGGGCCCGTTCGGCTGGCTGTTCGTCTGGCGTCGCGTCGCCTGGGACAACAGCGTGCTGCGCCGCTTCCGGGCCGGGCGCAGCGTGCTGGCGCTGCGCACCGAGGACTCCGCCGTGCGGTACGCGCGGGGACCCGCGCTGGATGTCGCCCCGGCCAGCCCTCAGCCGGTGCAGTTGGACGGCGACGAGTTCGGCGAGGCGGTGCACGTGCACACCCGCGTCGAACCCGGCGCGCTCGTGGTGTCCGTGCCGGTGGGGCACGTACTGGCCCCCGCAGGCCGGTCGGCGCGGCGGGTCGGCGCGGCGGTGCTGTCAACCCCGTGACGGCGCGGGATGCGTCGATCAGCATGACCGTATGGGCGCCCCCTCGATCGTGTGGTTCCGCGATGACCTGCGGCTGACCGACAACCCTGCGCTGCGAGCGGCGGTCGACCGGGCGGAGCCCGTCATCGGCCTGTACGTGCTCGACGAGCACTCCCCCGGCTTCCGCCCGCTCGGCGGCGCGGCCAGATGGTGGCTGCACCATTCGCTCACCTCGCTGGGCGAACGGCTGCGCGAGCGGGGCGGCGCGCTGCTGCTCCGCCGGGGCGCCGCGGCCGGGGTCGTGCGCGAGACGGTGGCCGAGCTCGGCGCCGGCGCCGTCTTCTGGAACCGCCGATACGGGGGCGCGGCCCGGCAGGTCGACGCGGACCTGAAAGCGTCCCTGCGCGCCGACGGCGTGGAGGTGGCATCCTTCGCCGCATCGCTGCTGCACGAGCCCTGGACGGTCACGACCGGCGGCGGCACACCCTTCTCGGTGTTCTCCCCGTTCTGGCGGGCGTGCCTGTCGCTCCCGGCGCCGCGCCCTCCCCTGCCCGAGCCGCAGACCGTGGATGCGCCGGCGCGGGTGCCGGCATCCGACGCCCTCGACGACTGGTCGCTGCTGCCGACGCGTCCGGACTGGGCGGAAGGTCTGCGCGAGACGTGGATGCCGGGGGAACCGGCGGCCCGCGCCCGCCTGCGGGAGTTCCTCGCCGAGGATCTCGGCCGCCACGACCAGGCTCGCGACTCTCCGGCCGCGGGGGCGACGTCGCGGCTGTCGCCGCGCCTTCGCTGGGGCGAGATCAGCCCGTTCACGGTGTGGCACGAGGCGGCGGGCACCGAGGGTGCCGGCCGGTTCCTCTCGGAGCTCGGGTGGCGGGAGTTCGCCTGGCACACGCTGTATCGCTTCCCCGATCTGGCGACGAAGAACCTTCGCGCGGAGTTCGACGCCTTCCCCTGGCCGCCGCTGGATCCGTCGCATCTCGATGCCTGGCAGCGGGGGCGAACCGGCATCCCTCTCGTCGACGCGGGGATGGCGGAGCTGTGGCGAACCGGATACATGCACAACCGGGTGCGCATGGTGACGGCGTCGTTCCTCGTGAAGAACCTGCTCATCGACTGGCGGCGGGGCGAGGAGTGGTTCTGGGACACCCTGGTCGATGCCGACGAGGCGAACAACCCGTTCAACTGGCAGTGGGTCGCCGGCTCCGGGGCGGACGCTGCGCCCTACTTCCGCATCTTCAACCCCGAGCTGCAGCGCGACAAGTTCGACCCCGACGGGGTCTACACGCGGAGGTGGGCGCCCGGCGCCGAGACCCGCGAGCCGCTGGTGGACCTGCGGCTGTCGCGCCAGGCGGCGCTGGACGCGTACGAGGCCGTGAAACGCGCGTGACCCCGCGCGCACGAAGCGCACGGGGTCACGGCGGCTCACGCCGCGGTCATCATTCCGCGACGGGGATGCCCTGAGCCTCGAGCGTCGAGATGGTCGAGGCCTGCGCCTTCTCGAGCGCCTCGAGCAGGGTGCCCTGACCGGTCACGGCCCGCTGGAAGCCGTCGGAGACGTCGGCGTAGGTCTGCGTCATGGTCGGCCCCCACACGAAGTCGGGGTTCACCTGCTCGGCCGCCTCTGCGAACACGTCGTAGATCTTCTGCCCGCCGTAGAACTCCACGCCCTCCTGCAGCGACGGCAGCGACAGCCCCTCGGTCGTAGCCGGGTAGATGTTCGCCGACGTGTTCAGCGCCGTCAGCGCCTCTTCCGAGGTGTTCAGCCACAGGGCGAACTTCGTCGCCTCGTAGAGGTGGTCGGTGCCCTTGAACACCGCGATCGACGAGCCGCCCCAGTTGCCCGAGCTCTGCCCACCGGCCTCCCACTGCGGGGCGGGCGCGACCGACCACTTGCCGGCCGTGTCGGGCGCGCCGCTCGAGATGGAGTTGGCACCCCAGACCGCGGAGTTCCATCCCCACACGGCGCCGGAGTTGTAGGCGTTGTTCCACTCCTCGGTCCACGCCGGGTAGGTCGACACGAGATCCTCGTCGAGCAGCTCCTGCCAGTAGTCGGCGACCTGCGTCGACGCGTCTCCGGTGAGGTCGACCGTCCAGGCGTCGCCGTCGTTGGTGAACCAGTCGCCGTTGGCCTGCCACACGAAGCCCGCGAACTGGTTGATGTCACCGGTGGAGAAGTTGGTGATGTAGCCGCCGGCCTCGCGCACCTTCACCGCGGCCTCCTTGAACTCCTCCCACGTGGTCGGAACCTCGATGCCGTTCTGCTCGAACAGATCGGAGCGATAGAACAGCGCCATCGGCCCGGAGTCCTGCGGAATGCCGAAGACGCCGTCTGACGTGCCCAGCGTCACCTGGCCCCAGGTCCACGGGATGAAGTCAGCCTCGGCGGCGACGACTTCCTCGCACGCGGCGAGGTTCTCGAGGCCGTCCTGCACGCGGAAGCTCGACAGCGCGTCGTACTCGATCTGACCGAGGTCGGGGGCGTTGCCCGCCTCGAGCTGGCTGAAGAAGCTCTTGTACGTGCCGGAGTTGCCGTTGGGACCGGTCTGCACCGCGACCTGGATGTCGGAGTTCTCCTCGTTCCACATGTCGACGACGTCTTCGATGCCCGGGATCCACGACGTGAACTCCAGCGTGACGTCACCCTCCGACGGCGCGCAGGCCGCGGCATCCGTGCCGCTGTCGGTGGTGCCTCCCGCGGAGCATCCGGCCAGCGCGATCGCGCTGAGCAGTGCGACGCCGGTGGCGACTGCCCTCTTGTTGTGCTGCATGATCTTCCTTACTCGGTGGTGGTGTTACAGGGAACCGGCGGGCCGCAGCCCTCCGGAGGTCATTTGACCGAGCCGCTGCCCAGTCCGTTGCGCCAGAACCGCTGGAGCAGCAGGAAAGCGACGATGAGCGGCACGATCGACAGGAACGAGCCGGTGAGCACGTAGGTGCGCAGTTCGGGGATCTGATTGAGCTGGGTGTTCCAGGAGTAGAGCCCGTACGTGATCGGGAACAGCTCCGCGCTGCGCAGCATGATCAGCGGCAGGAAGAAGTTGTTCCAGATCGACACGAATTGGAACAGGAACACCGTCACCAGCGCCGGGGTCATCAGTCGCACCGACACGGTGAAGAACGTGCGCACCTCGCCGGCCCCGTCGATGCGCCCGGCCTCGATGAGCTCGTCGGGCACCGACGATGCGGCGTAGATGCGGCTCAGATAGACGCCGAACGGACTGACGATGCTCGGCAGCAGCACCGCCCAGTAGGTGTTCGTCAGGTTCACCTGGCTGAACAGCAGGAACAGCGGCAGCGCGAGCGCGGTCGCCGGCACCAGCACGCCGCCGAGCACCACGTTGAAGAACAGCTCCCGCCCCGGGAACCGGTACTTCGCCAGCGCGTAGCCGCACATCGCCGCGAACACGGTCGCCAGCAGCGCGCCGACGACGGCGTAGCCGATGCTGTTGAGCAGCCAGCGGAAGTAGATCCCGTCGCCGTAGGAGATGAGGTCCCCGACGTTGGTGAAGAAGTTCCACTCCGCGAACCAGAGGGCGGGGGTGGTGAGCAGGTCGCCGCGGTCCTTGGTGGATGCGATGAACAGCCACCAGATGGGCACCACGAAGTAGAGGGTGAACACCCCCATCACGAGCAGCGCCGCACCGCGGGAGAAGATGCTCTCGCGCGCACCCCGCGAACGGGCGGGGGCGAGATCGTCCGCGGTGGCCCCGCGGGTACGGGTGAGCATGCTCATTGCGCGGCCTTCCGCTGGGTGGACTTGAGGAACGTGAACGACAGGGCGAACGTCGCCAGCGCGAGCACAACCGAGAACGCCGCCGCCAGCTGGGTGTTGGGGACGGAGCTGGTGGCGTAGATGAGCATGTTCGGGGTGAACCCGGACGAGACCGCCGAGCTGAACGAGCGGAACACCTGCGGCTCTGCCAGCAGCTGCAGCGTGCCGATGATGGAGAAGACCGCCGTGAGCACGATCGCCGGGGCGACCATCGGGATCTTGATCGACCACGCGATGCGGATCTGCCCGGCACCGTCCAGGCGCGCCGCCTCGTACACCTCGGACGGGATCGCCAGCAGGGCCGAGTAGATGATGAGCATGTTGTAGCCGACGAACACCCACGTCACCACGTTCGCGATCGACCACAGCACCATCTCCGGCGAGAGGAAGTCGATGGCGCGCGTCACATCCGTGAACGGCGACAGGTTCGGGGAGTAGAGGAAGCCCCACATGATCGCGGCGATGACACCGGGGACCGCGTAGGGGGCGAAGAAGGCGAGGCGGAAGAACCGCTTGCCCTTCAGCGCGGGCGAATCCAGCAGCAGCGCGAACAGCAGCGCCAGCCCGAGCATGATCGGCACCTGCACGACGCCGAACAGCAGCACGCGGCCGACCGACTCCCAGAAGGGGCCGTTCTGGAACACCAGCGCATACTGCGTCAGCCCGCCGAATACCTCCTGCGGCGCCCCGTAGGTGCCCTCGCGCTGGACCACCTGGAGCGACTTCCACACCGCGTAGCCGATGGGGATCAGATAGAACAGCAGGAACAGCACCCCGAACGGGCCGGTGAAGATCGCGATCGCGCCCTTGTGCTGCACCTTGCGGCGCTCGCCGCGACGCGGCCGGGAGCGGCGTGCGGCGTCGGGGGCGCGAGTGATGGCTTCTGTGGCGGTCATGCTGCCGCCTCCTCTCTGACGATGCGCACCGCACCGCCGGGAACGTCGACGCGACCGCGCACCGGGTCGCCCGTGATGAGCTCGACGCCGTCGGCCTCGACGCTCGCGGCATCCGTCGCGTGGTTGACGATGAACAGATACGAGGCCTGGGGTCCCCGGCGGCGCACCAGCTCCAGCTGGGCGAGGTCGCCGTGCACGTGCGCGGGCGGGCGCACGCCCGTGTCGGCGGCGAGACGGGCGATGAGATCCTGGTAGGCGGCCTCGTCGGGCAGCGTCGCCAGATACCAGGCGGCGCCGTCGCCCCAGGCGTTGCGGGTGAGCGCGGGGTGCCCGGCGGCGGGCCCGTCGGCGAAGGATGCCACCACCTCTGCCGTGTCGGCTTGTCCCCGCTCGCTCCACAGCCGTGCCGTCGTGCCGTCGGTGAGATGCACGACGGCGTCGGCGGCGACAGGAGCGAACTCCTCGATGCGCACGCCCAGCGCCTCACGGAACGGTCCGCTGTAGCCACCCGTCCACACCCGGTCCTCGGCGTCGACGATGCCGCTGTTGAACGTGACCAGCGCAGTGCCGCCCGCGGCCACCCAGTCGGTGATCGCGGCGGCCTCGTCGGCACGCACGAGGTGCAGTCCGGGCACGATGACCAGCCGGTACCCCGACAGGTCGGCCCCCGGCCGCACGACGTCGACGGTGAGGCCGAGGGAATGGGCCGCCCCGTATGCGGCGTGCACCTGATCGAGGTAGCCGAGCGACTGGCTGGGCCGGGACTCGGTCTGGGTCGCCCACCACGCCTCCCACGAGAACACCACGGCGACATCGGCGACCACGCGGGATCCGGCGACCTCGGAGAGGCGCTCGACGATCCCGCCCAGCTCGGTCACCTCGCGCCACAGCGCCGAGTCGGTGCCCGCGTGCGGCAACATCGCGGAGTGGAACTTCTCGCTGCCCTGCACCGAGGCGCGCCACTGGAAGAAGCACACTCCGTCGGCGCCGCGGGCGACGTGGGTGAGCGAATTGCGGATGATCTGGCCGGGCGCCTTCGGGGTGTTCAGCGGCTGCCAGTTGACCGCGCCGGTGGAGTGTTCCATCAGCAGCCACGGCGCCCCTTCGCCGAGGCCCCGCGAGAGGTCTGCGGCGAAGGCGAGCTCCGAGACCGGGTCGGCCAGCCGTCCGTCGAGGTAGTGGTCGTTCGCGATCACGTCCATGTCGGCGGCCCACGACCAGTAGTCCATGTTCTCGATGTGAGCCGTGACCATGAAGTTCGTGGTGACGGGCCGGTCGCTGAGGGCCCGGATGACATCGGCCTCGGCCCGGTACAGCCCGCGCAGCTCGTCGGAGCTGAACCGGTGGAAATCGAGCATCTGCGACGGGTTGCCCGTCGAGAGGGTCGTGCGCGGCGGCAGGATCTCTTCCCAGTCGCGGTAGCTCTGGCTCCAGAAGGCGGTGCCCCACGCGGTGTTGAGCGCGTCGAGCGTGGCGTAGCGCTCGCGCAGCCAGCGGCGGAAGGCACCGGCGCTCACGTCGCAGTAGCACAGCGCGTTGTGGCATCCCAGCTCGTTCGACACGTGCCACAGCGCCACCGCGGGGTGGTTGCCGTAGCGGCGCGC contains:
- a CDS encoding LCP family protein: MIATSDPSGASAPSSGRRPLARHGVQRTPGPFAQLMKVLAVALAVVLVSGVSVAAYTAYDLASNFADGSVDLEGQSPVPPDIGAIEGGVNLLLAGTDACEPEYAAYFGDRCMGEDAAGELNDVNMLVHISEAPRRVTVVSFPRDLMVPIPSCTHSDGTQTPASSRQPLNSAYTNGGDNGLACVAAAISELTGLDIPFAAKVTWGGVIEITNAIGGVEVCIANGIRDHHTGIDWEAGNRTISGLEALQFLRTRHGVGNGGDLGRISNQQQYMSRLARKLVSDEVLSNPATLYSLASTAVENVTPSKSLTNPVTLVQIALAVKNVPFEEIVFVQYPVVEDPYDPNRVAPDEDAAAALWAALEANQPITLSGEASQGDGVVVLDPEGSDAAPVDPGAPSDAATPGETAAPGVTLPSSIPGQTAAQETCSNGNVGG
- a CDS encoding HAD family hydrolase, with protein sequence MNQAHLPSTGSIEVTDQADAAELVEDIAEDAENPRVPTERLLIVLDIDGTILLQDETLSPGIVEAVAHAHRAGHEVMLATGRSWESTRGILRVLEIAPEYIVCSNGAVIMKRVEADEVRYERFHTETFDPTEVLTLLREHLPEARYMVELPDGSRLYTEHLDDWNLQGATQVPFEELAAQRASRVVVVSPDETEQDFVDLVARIGLNEVSYAVGWTAWLDIAPRGVDKSSALALVCDWLGVDPAHVIVIGDGRNDIGMFRWARRNGGRAVAMAQGVDEVRSVAGETTGSVEAGGVAEILRAL
- a CDS encoding deoxyribodipyrimidine photo-lyase, with amino-acid sequence MGAPSIVWFRDDLRLTDNPALRAAVDRAEPVIGLYVLDEHSPGFRPLGGAARWWLHHSLTSLGERLRERGGALLLRRGAAAGVVRETVAELGAGAVFWNRRYGGAARQVDADLKASLRADGVEVASFAASLLHEPWTVTTGGGTPFSVFSPFWRACLSLPAPRPPLPEPQTVDAPARVPASDALDDWSLLPTRPDWAEGLRETWMPGEPAARARLREFLAEDLGRHDQARDSPAAGATSRLSPRLRWGEISPFTVWHEAAGTEGAGRFLSELGWREFAWHTLYRFPDLATKNLRAEFDAFPWPPLDPSHLDAWQRGRTGIPLVDAGMAELWRTGYMHNRVRMVTASFLVKNLLIDWRRGEEWFWDTLVDADEANNPFNWQWVAGSGADAAPYFRIFNPELQRDKFDPDGVYTRRWAPGAETREPLVDLRLSRQAALDAYEAVKRA
- a CDS encoding sugar ABC transporter permease, which translates into the protein MTATEAITRAPDAARRSRPRRGERRKVQHKGAIAIFTGPFGVLFLLFYLIPIGYAVWKSLQVVQREGTYGAPQEVFGGLTQYALVFQNGPFWESVGRVLLFGVVQVPIMLGLALLFALLLDSPALKGKRFFRLAFFAPYAVPGVIAAIMWGFLYSPNLSPFTDVTRAIDFLSPEMVLWSIANVVTWVFVGYNMLIIYSALLAIPSEVYEAARLDGAGQIRIAWSIKIPMVAPAIVLTAVFSIIGTLQLLAEPQVFRSFSSAVSSGFTPNMLIYATSSVPNTQLAAAFSVVLALATFALSFTFLKSTQRKAAQ
- a CDS encoding carbohydrate ABC transporter permease — encoded protein: MSMLTRTRGATADDLAPARSRGARESIFSRGAALLVMGVFTLYFVVPIWWLFIASTKDRGDLLTTPALWFAEWNFFTNVGDLISYGDGIYFRWLLNSIGYAVVGALLATVFAAMCGYALAKYRFPGRELFFNVVLGGVLVPATALALPLFLLFSQVNLTNTYWAVLLPSIVSPFGVYLSRIYAASSVPDELIEAGRIDGAGEVRTFFTVSVRLMTPALVTVFLFQFVSIWNNFFLPLIMLRSAELFPITYGLYSWNTQLNQIPELRTYVLTGSFLSIVPLIVAFLLLQRFWRNGLGSGSVK
- a CDS encoding diacylglycerol kinase family protein, producing the protein MTTPAAPRAALVYNPIKVDSTALVASVRRLSGEAGWDEPLLFATTVDDLGDTATREALDRGVDAVLVAGGDGTVRAVAGAVSGSGVPLTIVPSGTGNLLARNLRLPLGNPETMIAATFSGERHPIDIGFATLRRPGGEVDEHAFVVMGGMGLDAAMIANTSPQLKRSVGWVAYVEGAARSLVGAQPFHVVFQVQGRRMHSARVHSVLFANCGSLPAGLELIPEASVSDGLLDVVVFQPKGPFGWLFVWRRVAWDNSVLRRFRAGRSVLALRTEDSAVRYARGPALDVAPASPQPVQLDGDEFGEAVHVHTRVEPGALVVSVPVGHVLAPAGRSARRVGAAVLSTP
- a CDS encoding extracellular solute-binding protein; this encodes MQHNKRAVATGVALLSAIALAGCSAGGTTDSGTDAAACAPSEGDVTLEFTSWIPGIEDVVDMWNEENSDIQVAVQTGPNGNSGTYKSFFSQLEAGNAPDLGQIEYDALSSFRVQDGLENLAACEEVVAAEADFIPWTWGQVTLGTSDGVFGIPQDSGPMALFYRSDLFEQNGIEVPTTWEEFKEAAVKVREAGGYITNFSTGDINQFAGFVWQANGDWFTNDGDAWTVDLTGDASTQVADYWQELLDEDLVSTYPAWTEEWNNAYNSGAVWGWNSAVWGANSISSGAPDTAGKWSVAPAPQWEAGGQSSGNWGGSSIAVFKGTDHLYEATKFALWLNTSEEALTALNTSANIYPATTEGLSLPSLQEGVEFYGGQKIYDVFAEAAEQVNPDFVWGPTMTQTYADVSDGFQRAVTGQGTLLEALEKAQASTISTLEAQGIPVAE
- a CDS encoding beta-galactosidase, which gives rise to MTPPARRPFAHDGIAFGCDYNPEQWTPDVWDEDIALMAEAKVDLVAINIFGWSHIEPRAGEYDFTRLDDIVARLHAAGIRINLGTGTASPPAWLTRSHPEMLPMAADGTRRYPGGRQAFCPSSPVFREAAVRLATEVARRYGNHPAVALWHVSNELGCHNALCYCDVSAGAFRRWLRERYATLDALNTAWGTAFWSQSYRDWEEILPPRTTLSTGNPSQMLDFHRFSSDELRGLYRAEADVIRALSDRPVTTNFMVTAHIENMDYWSWAADMDVIANDHYLDGRLADPVSELAFAADLSRGLGEGAPWLLMEHSTGAVNWQPLNTPKAPGQIIRNSLTHVARGADGVCFFQWRASVQGSEKFHSAMLPHAGTDSALWREVTELGGIVERLSEVAGSRVVADVAVVFSWEAWWATQTESRPSQSLGYLDQVHAAYGAAHSLGLTVDVVRPGADLSGYRLVIVPGLHLVRADEAAAITDWVAAGGTALVTFNSGIVDAEDRVWTGGYSGPFREALGVRIEEFAPVAADAVVHLTDGTTARLWSERGQADTAEVVASFADGPAAGHPALTRNAWGDGAAWYLATLPDEAAYQDLIARLAADTGVRPPAHVHGDLAQLELVRRRGPQASYLFIVNHATDAASVEADGVELITGDPVRGRVDVPGGAVRIVREEAAA
- the serS gene encoding serine--tRNA ligase: MIDPALLRDRPDLVTRSQLARGESAQTVDDAVAADRDRRAAITAFEELRAAQNAHGKRVAQAPKEEKAALVAEAKELSEKVKVAQRQVAETEAAADAAFAKLENIVLDGVPAGGEEDFVTLRTHGEQPSFDFEPLDHLALGEKLGAIDMERGTKVSGARFYFLTGIGARLELALMNLGLDRALQAGFTPMIPPTLVRPEVMRGTGFLGQHADEVYHLADEDLYLVGTSEVPLAGYHMDEIIDLSRGPKRYAGWSTCYRSEAGSYGKDTRGIIRVHQFNKLEMFVYTTPDDAQAEHERLVALQEQMLQDLGLSYRVIDVAAGDLGSSAARKYDIEAWVPTQGAYRELTSTSNCTTYQARRLDIRYRPDGGKTSHVATLNGTLATTRWIVALLETHQRADGSVWVPEVLRPFLGGLEVLEPVA